One stretch of Lachnospiraceae bacterium oral taxon 096 DNA includes these proteins:
- a CDS encoding RNA pseudouridine synthase, producing MERKIENVEVLYEDGQVLVVVKPVGVAAQSSGTLAQDMVSLIKNYLVTKKEKTYVGVVHRLDTPVGGIMVFAKTKEAAANLSQQVSERKIQKKYYALVCGQFDFSVDNFSKSRKMVDYLVKDEKLNLSRIASPDEKGAKKAELEYQVLKTKEMDGEIVSLVEITLHTGRHHQIRVQMAGEGHPLVGDRKYNTNSKIYARNIALASVYLGFYLPSKKGDQYVEFFKKPSGGLWENFL from the coding sequence ATGGAAAGAAAAATAGAAAATGTGGAAGTGCTCTATGAGGACGGTCAAGTTCTTGTTGTCGTAAAACCGGTTGGAGTTGCTGCACAGTCCTCTGGCACACTGGCACAAGATATGGTAAGCTTAATAAAGAATTATCTTGTGACAAAAAAGGAAAAAACCTATGTCGGTGTTGTCCATCGACTTGACACTCCAGTCGGTGGCATTATGGTGTTTGCAAAGACCAAGGAAGCCGCCGCCAATTTAAGCCAACAAGTCAGTGAAAGAAAGATTCAAAAAAAGTATTATGCACTGGTCTGTGGACAATTTGATTTTTCTGTGGATAACTTTTCAAAATCAAGGAAAATGGTGGACTACTTGGTCAAAGATGAAAAGTTAAATCTTTCAAGGATTGCAAGTCCAGATGAAAAGGGAGCAAAAAAGGCAGAGCTTGAGTATCAAGTGTTAAAGACAAAGGAGATGGATGGCGAAATCGTCAGTCTGGTAGAAATCACCTTACATACAGGTCGCCACCACCAAATTCGAGTGCAAATGGCAGGGGAAGGTCATCCCCTTGTTGGCGATCGAAAATATAATACAAACAGTAAAATCTATGCAAGAAATATTGCATTGGCATCGGTGTATTTGGGATTTTATTTGCCGAGTAAAAAGGGCGACCAATATGTGGAGTTTTTTAAAAAACCAAGTGGTGGACTGTGGGAAAATTTTTTATAA
- a CDS encoding GIY-YIG nuclease family protein, with protein MSKLQCLSAEINAKANAEIFPVLQAFSVPEDNGYYVYMVCCSDNTLYTGWTTNVRKRLDTHNAGKGAKYTKIRRPVRLVYVEELASKQDAMKREYAIKQYTRKEKEKLIWAKWKEK; from the coding sequence ATGAGTAAATTACAGTGCCTGAGTGCAGAGATAAATGCAAAAGCAAATGCAGAAATATTTCCTGTGCTTCAGGCATTTTCTGTACCTGAGGACAATGGCTATTATGTCTATATGGTCTGTTGCAGTGACAACACCCTCTACACAGGTTGGACAACCAATGTAAGAAAGCGTCTAGATACCCATAATGCAGGAAAAGGGGCAAAGTACACAAAAATTCGCCGACCAGTTCGACTTGTCTATGTGGAGGAGTTAGCGTCAAAGCAGGATGCCATGAAAAGAGAATATGCCATCAAACAATATACAAGAAAAGAGAAAGAGAAGTTAATATGGGCCAAATGGAAAGAAAAATAG
- the cysE gene encoding serine O-acetyltransferase, with translation MIFHDIWLDVQAVKERDPAARNSLEVLLLYQGVHALIFHRFAHFFYKKKRYFIARLISQIARKWTLIEIHPGAQLGHGILIDHGAGVVIGETAVVGDNCTIYQGVTLGGVGTNKGKRHPTLGKNVTVGCGAKILGAFEVGDNCKIASNAVLLKGIESDVTAAGIPARPVRVAGVAVPKEINIDFTQMQLEIDLLAKRVEELEKNAPNAQQKKEKNESNE, from the coding sequence ATGATTTTTCATGATATTTGGTTAGATGTACAGGCTGTAAAGGAGAGAGACCCAGCGGCAAGAAATTCTCTCGAAGTGTTGCTTCTCTATCAGGGCGTGCATGCATTGATATTTCATCGCTTTGCCCATTTTTTCTACAAAAAGAAAAGATATTTTATTGCAAGATTGATCTCACAAATTGCAAGAAAATGGACACTTATCGAAATTCATCCGGGGGCACAACTTGGCCATGGCATTTTGATTGATCATGGTGCTGGGGTTGTCATTGGAGAAACAGCAGTTGTCGGAGACAATTGCACGATTTATCAAGGTGTTACCCTTGGCGGTGTGGGAACAAATAAGGGAAAGCGTCATCCAACCCTTGGAAAGAATGTGACCGTTGGTTGTGGAGCCAAGATTTTGGGTGCATTTGAAGTTGGTGACAATTGTAAGATTGCTTCCAATGCTGTCCTTTTAAAGGGAATTGAAAGTGATGTGACCGCAGCGGGCATTCCGGCCAGACCTGTGCGAGTGGCCGGTGTTGCTGTGCCAAAGGAAATCAATATTGATTTTACACAGATGCAGCTAGAGATTGACCTCTTAGCAAAGAGAGTGGAGGAACTAGAAAAGAATGCTCCAAATGCTCAACAAAAAAAAGAGAAGAATGAGTCAAATGAGTAA
- a CDS encoding HAD family phosphatase, producing the protein MSQKILFFDIDGTLTDEKTGEIPASAHRAVEAVRRAGHLVFINTGRVECMVKPVLEKISVDGVLCGCGTQVILDNQTIWQQRIPRERGIEIKKNMEKYRIEAILEAQQGIYFPARPFRHGQVLENAFEAFQTMWPTFDNAYAREDFDFDKFVIWTDPKNPMEDKQGFFQTISDFTIIDRGQGMYECVPENVSKGSAIDMMLERYQIAPENAYVFGDSGNDLSMFTSVAKNRILMGEHDPILEPHATFVTKNASDDGIDYAIKMLEIV; encoded by the coding sequence ATGTCTCAGAAAATACTTTTTTTCGATATTGATGGGACACTGACAGATGAAAAGACAGGCGAGATACCTGCCTCAGCACACCGAGCAGTTGAAGCGGTGCGCAGGGCAGGTCATCTGGTCTTTATTAATACTGGTCGTGTGGAATGTATGGTCAAGCCTGTCTTAGAAAAGATCAGTGTCGATGGTGTGCTCTGCGGTTGTGGGACACAAGTTATTCTTGATAATCAAACCATTTGGCAACAGCGCATTCCTAGAGAGCGTGGAATCGAAATTAAAAAAAATATGGAAAAATATCGCATAGAGGCAATTTTGGAGGCACAGCAAGGAATTTATTTTCCAGCAAGACCATTTCGCCATGGTCAAGTTTTAGAGAACGCATTTGAAGCTTTTCAGACAATGTGGCCGACCTTTGATAATGCCTATGCGAGAGAAGACTTTGACTTTGATAAGTTTGTGATATGGACAGATCCAAAAAATCCAATGGAGGATAAACAGGGATTTTTTCAAACAATTTCTGATTTTACCATTATTGATCGTGGTCAGGGAATGTATGAATGTGTTCCTGAGAATGTATCCAAGGGAAGTGCCATTGATATGATGCTTGAGCGTTATCAGATTGCACCAGAAAATGCCTATGTCTTTGGAGATAGTGGCAATGATCTTTCGATGTTTACCAGTGTGGCAAAAAATCGCATTTTAATGGGGGAGCATGACCCAATTCTTGAGCCACATGCCACATTTGTGACAAAAAATGCCTCAGATGATGGCATTGATTATGCAATAAAAATGCTAGAAATTGTGTGA
- the tig gene encoding trigger factor, which produces MRKKKLAIVAVCAALSVAAMTGCSKGGDAKKDSSSSSPKASIETVTTPPETESLSQPDNYGTATVKPESYKGIAVTITDPTVSDEVVQQQVDAALSAATEKIEITDRAAQKDDTVNIDYVGKIDGKEFDGGSAKGYDLKLGSGTFIPGFEDGLIGAKKGETKDVTVTFPKDYQAKDLAGKQAVFTVTVNGIYNEKKPELTDEWVTKQTNGAQTTVDAYKQNIKATLEKQNRDQAIWQQALPKIVEAADIKPEQAAIDYEYKSQLNNYKMQIYQYMQTNLENYAKQSGTTVEQLEKDMKTAAETSVKQQIVVNTIFDQEKLEITDDDYKQAFGSSKEDLIKTYGQQNIETPQVQTNLKYYKVARVVIDNANVTTKPAETSAAAGESAATTAAGETTATTAAGETTATTAAGETQATTAAR; this is translated from the coding sequence ATGAGAAAGAAAAAATTAGCAATCGTTGCGGTATGTGCAGCATTATCTGTGGCAGCGATGACAGGATGTTCAAAGGGCGGTGATGCCAAGAAGGATTCATCATCTTCATCACCAAAGGCTAGTATTGAGACAGTGACAACACCACCAGAGACGGAGTCTTTGTCACAGCCAGACAACTATGGTACAGCAACTGTAAAGCCTGAGTCTTATAAGGGCATTGCAGTTACCATCACAGATCCTACAGTATCCGATGAAGTTGTACAGCAGCAGGTAGATGCAGCACTCAGTGCAGCTACAGAAAAGATTGAGATTACTGATCGTGCAGCACAAAAGGATGACACCGTAAATATTGACTATGTCGGCAAGATTGATGGCAAGGAATTTGATGGTGGAAGTGCAAAGGGATATGACTTAAAGCTCGGTAGCGGAACATTTATCCCAGGTTTTGAAGACGGATTGATCGGTGCAAAGAAGGGCGAGACAAAGGATGTCACTGTGACCTTCCCTAAGGACTATCAGGCAAAGGATCTTGCAGGAAAGCAGGCTGTATTTACAGTGACAGTCAATGGCATCTACAATGAGAAAAAGCCAGAGCTTACCGATGAGTGGGTAACAAAGCAGACCAATGGTGCACAGACAACAGTTGATGCTTATAAGCAAAACATTAAGGCAACATTGGAAAAGCAAAACAGAGATCAGGCCATCTGGCAACAGGCCCTTCCAAAGATTGTTGAAGCAGCAGATATTAAGCCAGAGCAGGCGGCCATTGACTATGAGTATAAGTCACAGTTAAATAACTACAAGATGCAGATTTATCAATATATGCAGACAAATCTTGAAAACTATGCAAAGCAGTCAGGTACAACCGTTGAGCAGTTGGAGAAGGATATGAAGACTGCGGCAGAAACTTCAGTAAAGCAGCAGATCGTAGTCAATACAATCTTTGATCAGGAGAAGTTAGAGATTACAGATGACGATTACAAGCAGGCTTTTGGTAGCTCAAAGGAAGATTTGATTAAGACCTATGGTCAGCAAAACATCGAAACACCACAGGTACAAACAAACTTAAAGTACTACAAGGTAGCTAGAGTGGTTATTGACAATGCCAATGTAACTACAAAGCCAGCAGAGACAAGTGCAGCAGCAGGTGAGTCAGCAGCAACTACAGCAGCAGGTGAAACAACCGCTACAACTGCGGCAGGAGAGACTACAGCAACAACAGCAGCAGGAGAAACACAAGCAACTACAGCAGCACGATAA
- a CDS encoding aminopeptidase, with the protein MSKDTLSAGQKIEEELTWQYPHIAKEAPEQKELADTFAQGYKKFLDEAKIERECVCFAVAALEKAGYTVFDPKKEYKQGDKVYSVNRGKSIIATTWGKKDICEGVRINGAHIDSPRLDLKPNPLYERKELAYFKTHYYGGIRKYQWVTIPLAMHGVMIKKSGEVVHVNIGEDENDPVLYISDLLPHLSAKQNQRTLADGIRGEELNIILGSLPFEDKEVKEPFKLQVLSILHEKYGVTERDFARAELEVVPATKARDVGLDRSMIGGYGQDDKICAYTALMAEIECKNPLYTSVTILTDKEEIGSMGNTGLDSGYVYDYLCYLAQNKGADVKEVCAHSACLSADVNAAYDPTFSDVYEENNSCYFNHGCVLTKYTGARGKGGSSDASAEFMAKVIDIMDKAGVYWQIGELGAVDVGGGGTIAKFVAEMNIDVVDLGVPIISMHSPFELSSKLDLYNTYLAFKAFYEE; encoded by the coding sequence ATGAGTAAAGATACATTGAGTGCTGGTCAAAAGATAGAAGAGGAATTGACCTGGCAATATCCTCACATTGCAAAGGAGGCACCAGAACAAAAGGAGCTTGCCGATACCTTTGCACAGGGATATAAAAAGTTTTTGGACGAGGCAAAGATTGAAAGGGAATGTGTTTGCTTTGCGGTAGCAGCCCTTGAAAAGGCGGGATACACGGTGTTTGATCCAAAGAAGGAGTATAAGCAAGGGGACAAGGTCTATAGTGTCAATCGAGGTAAGTCCATTATTGCGACCACTTGGGGAAAAAAGGATATCTGTGAGGGAGTTCGCATCAATGGTGCCCACATTGATTCTCCGAGACTTGATCTAAAGCCAAACCCACTCTATGAGCGTAAGGAATTGGCTTACTTTAAGACTCACTACTATGGTGGAATTCGAAAGTATCAGTGGGTGACCATTCCACTGGCCATGCATGGCGTGATGATAAAGAAAAGTGGAGAGGTTGTGCATGTAAATATTGGAGAGGACGAGAATGATCCTGTCTTGTATATTAGTGACTTGTTGCCACATCTTTCTGCAAAGCAAAATCAGAGAACACTGGCCGATGGCATTCGTGGAGAGGAATTGAATATTATTTTGGGTTCCCTGCCATTTGAAGACAAGGAAGTTAAGGAGCCATTTAAATTACAAGTTCTTTCGATTTTGCACGAAAAGTATGGCGTTACCGAGAGAGATTTTGCTCGTGCAGAGCTTGAAGTTGTGCCAGCAACAAAGGCAAGAGATGTGGGACTTGACCGCTCAATGATTGGGGGCTATGGTCAAGACGATAAGATTTGTGCATACACAGCATTGATGGCAGAGATTGAATGTAAAAATCCACTCTACACATCCGTAACAATTTTGACTGACAAAGAAGAGATTGGATCAATGGGAAATACAGGACTGGATTCTGGCTATGTCTATGACTATCTTTGTTATTTAGCTCAAAATAAGGGAGCAGATGTCAAGGAAGTTTGTGCCCATTCGGCCTGTTTATCTGCAGATGTCAATGCGGCATATGACCCAACATTTTCAGATGTCTATGAGGAAAATAATTCCTGCTACTTTAACCACGGCTGTGTGCTCACAAAGTACACAGGTGCAAGGGGAAAGGGAGGATCTTCCGATGCCAGTGCAGAATTTATGGCAAAAGTCATAGACATTATGGATAAAGCGGGTGTATACTGGCAAATCGGAGAGCTTGGCGCAGTAGATGTCGGTGGCGGCGGAACTATTGCGAAATTTGTGGCTGAAATGAATATTGATGTGGTGGATCTTGGCGTTCCAATTATTTCCATGCACTCACCATTTGAGCTTTCAAGTAAGCTCGACTTATATAATACATATTTAGCTTTTAAGGCTTTTTATGAAGAATAA
- a CDS encoding S1 RNA-binding domain-containing protein, whose product MAEETMKDFEKEIEESLKNRKKYEDPDAGKWDLLAKMKDEKQVVEVKITEVVNGGCVTELEGERAFIPASQLSTSYVEDLNSYLNKRLEVIVITADEEKNRLVLSHREIERAKEQEKKAEAVAAVREGDVYTGVVENIKDYGAFVKLNDDVTGLLHISQISHNRVKNPAAALKVGEEIKVKVIGIKEGKISLSKKALEKAVGEITNEEPTERFDYKESGEAATNLGALLKGLKL is encoded by the coding sequence ATGGCAGAAGAGACAATGAAGGATTTTGAAAAGGAAATTGAAGAGTCCTTAAAAAATAGGAAAAAGTATGAAGATCCAGATGCAGGCAAGTGGGATTTGCTTGCCAAGATGAAGGATGAAAAGCAAGTCGTTGAGGTAAAGATTACAGAAGTTGTCAATGGCGGTTGTGTGACAGAGCTTGAGGGAGAGAGAGCATTCATCCCAGCAAGCCAATTGTCGACAAGTTATGTGGAAGATTTAAACAGCTATCTCAACAAGCGTCTGGAGGTCATTGTGATTACTGCAGATGAGGAGAAGAATCGATTGGTGCTCAGCCACAGAGAGATTGAGCGTGCAAAAGAGCAGGAGAAGAAGGCAGAGGCTGTGGCTGCTGTTCGTGAGGGTGATGTCTACACTGGTGTGGTAGAGAATATCAAGGACTATGGTGCATTTGTCAAATTAAATGATGATGTGACAGGATTATTGCACATTTCTCAAATTTCACATAATAGGGTGAAAAATCCAGCAGCGGCATTAAAGGTTGGAGAAGAGATTAAAGTCAAGGTCATTGGCATTAAAGAAGGAAAGATTAGCCTCTCAAAGAAGGCATTGGAAAAGGCTGTGGGAGAGATCACAAACGAAGAACCAACAGAGAGATTTGACTATAAGGAAAGTGGAGAGGCTGCAACAAACTTAGGTGCATTGTTAAAGGGATTAAAATTATAG